The following nucleotide sequence is from Brassica napus cultivar Da-Ae unplaced genomic scaffold, Da-Ae ScsIHWf_2634;HRSCAF=3386, whole genome shotgun sequence.
CTCTATTTCCTTAGTTATTGCAAATATAAccacaatagtttttttttatagttttctaCTCCACTTCATTTTGTACACAACATTGAACCTTTGATTGATTTTGTGGATGATTGGTTGAACTATAGGTTTAAAAATTCACTTTAGAATTTAGTAGAACTtcttataattatatctaaTATAGATGTAAAAAttgaatgagaaaaaaaataaaaaaaatatccctgtagcaaaaagtattttttaaatattatttataactttaaaattacataaaacataatTGGTATTGGTAAGTTTTATGGttataaacaaaaactaagaTTAAAAATACTTTGAATCAGTAGAGCTATACTCTTCTGACACAACAACGCAATTTGAATTAATATAGAAATGAAGTGTACGTTAGATAACCACTCTAACCAACCACCCACATGTCTTTTTATTgtctaaaaaaattatgtagagatttttgcaATTGCGCTACATCTTTAACTTCATAAGAACCAACCACAAaggatttttcatttttgtgattAGTTATGAAACCAGGTCATATGTAAAACAGTAAATCTTCAGCCAAATAACCACAACCATAAAACAATATCAATCGATAATTTCAACATAACGAAGTTAAAACCGATCACAAAAACAAATACAGAGCAATTAAAAAATAGCTAAATCAATTTTTGGCCATAAAGGTTCCTTACTTTCTACACAAGAAAATCCGAGAATAGCTCAATCACCATTAGACAGGCTCCTCGTATCGCAGGAATCATCATCAGGCTgatcatcatcaccaccatcGGCATAGTCAGCTTCTTCTTTGTTAGTACTAGTGTTCACATTCCCGTATCCATGATTGGTCGTTGTGAAATTGTTCATAGCTGAATTGTCGTTGTGAAAAGGAGTTTGAGCCACTGGTCTCATCATACCACCACCACCGTCAGTTTGTTGTTTTGGATCATCTATGGTGGCTACCACCGGAGAAGTAGAATTCACGTTGGTTATGTTGAAAGTaggatgttgttgttgttgtggtgGTGGTTGTGGTGGAGGAGAAGCCTCCATGATTCGAGGTTTCTTATTCTGCGTTTGTTCAGCTTGATTCATCACAATGAAACTTCCCATTATCACCTATCACATATTATAATACTTGTTAGGAAATTTGTGCGACTTTTCTATACTTTGAACCTGTAGATATGTTTgcttattttaaacaaaaataatcaagATTGTATTACCTGGACAGGACTGGCTGCTATAAGCATACCAGCAAGACCACCGCCGATGATTTTGCCATTTGGTCCGGCTAGAGAAATGCTCATACCGCCAGACCAACCTTTAGTTCCTCCTTGTTCAGTAGGCATAAAAGAACCCGATAGAGAAAGTATCTCAAACCAAccctaaaacaagaaaaatatatataaaatttcaagAACCGCCAAAAAACCAATCAAGAATCaattaaaatagagaaaatttGATTCCATGTTCATTAGGTTTACCTCATATGTAAGCGTGCCGCCTGAAGTGGTAGCTTGACGAAGTGTGACATTGGAGATGGAACCAGTTGCAGAAAGAATGCATATAGCTTGAGATCCTTGCGAATACGGCATAGCTTTCATCATTACATCctgattaaaataaaacaatattctcaAAACAAAGTTCATTATCAAAGCTTTGACTACAAGAACGgcgaaaaaaagaagaaaaaaacatcacGTTTTAGAGAATTTATATTACCTCACCGGCATTGACAGTAAACTGATGTGTTGTAAAATTTGCACCCACATAGCATGAG
It contains:
- the LOC125601728 gene encoding AT-hook motif nuclear-localized protein 6-like; translation: MEEKGGVSPSGVITVKGDEEATEFQQNPSLLQSVGPTTVVSPSPPPPPPPPPTSVTPVSAAAAPPPLISSAGLDLTKKKRGRPRKYAPDGSLNPRYLRPTLSPTPISTSIPFSGDYSHWKQGKAQQYLPVELIKKPHMFEYGSSPAFPPPPGLSCYVGANFTTHQFTVNAGEDVMMKAMPYSQGSQAICILSATGSISNVTLRQATTSGGTLTYEGWFEILSLSGSFMPTEQGGTKGWSGGMSISLAGPNGKIIGGGLAGMLIAASPVQVIMGSFIVMNQAEQTQNKKPRIMEASPPPQPPPQQQQHPTFNITNVNSTSPVVATIDDPKQQTDGGGGMMRPVAQTPFHNDNSAMNNFTTTNHGYGNVNTSTNKEEADYADGGDDDQPDDDSCDTRSLSNGD